In the Halobellus sp. MBLA0158 genome, one interval contains:
- a CDS encoding alpha/beta hydrolase fold domain-containing protein, protein MAHLRAAAPNPELDPALNPTPLGRLLWNATAVDDDRMLRSRIGIKAVRALRSVLSDSPADLPAVDHVAEFAVPGPGRDVPVRVYVPDSGEEPAPCLVYCHGGGWVLGGLDSPEGTLRHLANDVPCVVVSVGYRLAPEHPFPAGLEDCYAATKYVASNPGMFGVDPDRIAVGGRSAGGNLATAVALLARDRGGPSLVHQVLDVPITDRSFDTDSYSENATGYLLTREKMVWFWRWYLQTELHDTNPYAAPLQADLLSGLPPATVITAGFDPLRDEGIAYANRLEDEDVDVRLHNYPDMIHGFTGRAYGAGLSRGFEALDEIGDRLRSAFTAPSA, encoded by the coding sequence ATGGCACACCTACGCGCGGCGGCGCCGAACCCCGAGCTCGACCCCGCATTGAACCCCACACCACTCGGGCGACTGCTGTGGAACGCGACTGCCGTCGACGACGATCGAATGCTTCGATCCAGGATAGGGATCAAAGCGGTGCGAGCGCTGCGGTCGGTGCTGTCCGATTCGCCGGCGGATCTGCCCGCGGTGGACCACGTCGCCGAGTTCGCCGTCCCTGGACCGGGACGTGACGTCCCGGTCCGCGTGTACGTCCCGGACAGCGGGGAGGAGCCGGCACCGTGTCTGGTGTACTGCCACGGCGGCGGCTGGGTACTCGGCGGTCTCGACTCCCCGGAGGGGACGCTCCGACACCTCGCCAACGACGTTCCGTGCGTCGTCGTATCTGTCGGGTACCGTCTCGCGCCCGAACATCCGTTTCCCGCCGGATTGGAGGATTGTTACGCTGCGACGAAGTACGTCGCTTCCAATCCCGGGATGTTCGGCGTGGATCCGGACCGGATCGCCGTCGGCGGGCGTTCTGCGGGGGGAAATCTCGCAACGGCGGTCGCGCTGCTGGCGCGAGACCGGGGCGGCCCGTCGCTCGTCCACCAGGTCCTCGACGTGCCCATCACTGACCGCTCGTTCGACACCGACTCCTATTCCGAGAACGCGACGGGATATCTGCTCACGCGCGAGAAGATGGTCTGGTTCTGGCGGTGGTACCTGCAGACGGAACTGCACGACACGAATCCCTACGCTGCACCCCTGCAGGCAGACCTGCTCAGTGGACTCCCCCCTGCGACGGTGATCACCGCTGGATTCGATCCGTTGCGCGACGAGGGAATCGCCTATGCAAACCGGCTCGAGGACGAGGACGTCGACGTCCGCCTGCACAACTACCCGGACATGATTCACGGGTTCACTGGGAGGGCCTACGGCGCCGGACTGTCCCGTGGTTTCGAGGCACTGGACGAGATCGGGGACCGCCTCCGGTCGGCGTTCACCGCTCCATCTGCGTGA
- a CDS encoding DUF6166 domain-containing protein, with protein MTTAYVGRHRRGELVVTRRPEDTELTPDRSLDLVNHSPSGFEVGYRGSGPAQLACALLLDYYDDEQFAREHYIAFRNQVVSQLECDGAAACWHLPGEEIDAAMATLTDDVVALADGGRPSPTLPENWRAVSRPDRRVFQRADRDHYIVLGDGSDEWLVVLCSQGDRAYPAPLAHRTVVEEADVERVIQELAEESNDLIEPPEGEH; from the coding sequence ATGACGACGGCATACGTCGGCCGACATCGACGAGGAGAGCTCGTTGTCACTCGCCGTCCCGAGGACACAGAACTCACCCCCGACCGCAGTCTCGACCTCGTCAATCACAGTCCGAGCGGCTTCGAGGTCGGGTATCGAGGCAGCGGGCCCGCCCAGCTCGCGTGCGCGCTCCTCCTCGACTACTACGACGATGAGCAGTTCGCCCGTGAGCACTACATCGCGTTCCGGAATCAGGTGGTTTCGCAGCTGGAGTGCGATGGTGCCGCGGCGTGCTGGCACCTCCCCGGGGAGGAGATCGACGCCGCGATGGCGACCCTTACCGACGACGTCGTCGCGCTCGCCGACGGTGGACGGCCGTCACCGACGCTCCCCGAGAACTGGAGAGCTGTCTCCCGCCCGGACCGGCGGGTCTTCCAGCGCGCTGATCGCGACCACTACATCGTGCTCGGGGATGGAAGCGACGAGTGGCTGGTCGTGCTCTGTAGCCAGGGTGACCGGGCATATCCTGCCCCGCTCGCACATCGGACAGTTGTCGAGGAGGCTGACGTGGAACGGGTAATCCAAGAACTCGCCGAAGAGAGCAACGACCTCATCGAACCCCCGGAGGGGGAGCACTGA
- a CDS encoding MFS transporter, whose product MNITLFVNRIVRELLNGQKGKSLVAIAGAWGTLVGSRMIYPVLLPHLRESFNLSLTVAGFLITILLLGSALGQLPGGILADRYSERLVMIASAVIVAIALGFVSIVPSPLLLFIATGAVGVGQSLYPIARITILSDIYPDHLGSALGVTMATGDLGQTILPPIAGVLAVALTWQAGMTFLVPLLLLAAVCLWAVLPAKTSAGSSVTLSSASTTTLLSSLRQPNMAYMILILFLYILTWHSFTGFFPTYLVQEKGMSSSSASILFSAFFAFGIIVKPLSGAAYDRLGMRKSLIFVLLGPIIGLGLLPLLTEFWALATATALVSTMLGSGAITQSFLADTFPRRVRGTGLGIIRTSVSAVGATGPIVFGYIGDAGYFDEGYLILAGILVVVVILTINLPRQFSDQDEE is encoded by the coding sequence ATGAATATCACTTTATTCGTTAATCGGATAGTAAGAGAATTGTTAAACGGCCAAAAGGGAAAATCACTTGTAGCGATCGCCGGCGCGTGGGGAACACTCGTCGGATCACGGATGATTTACCCGGTGCTTCTTCCGCATCTTCGCGAGTCATTTAACCTCAGCCTCACAGTGGCCGGATTCTTGATCACGATTCTTCTTCTCGGAAGCGCATTGGGGCAACTACCGGGTGGAATTCTCGCCGATCGCTACAGCGAACGACTCGTTATGATTGCAAGCGCTGTAATCGTAGCGATCGCGCTTGGATTCGTTAGTATCGTCCCGAGTCCACTGTTGTTGTTTATTGCGACAGGTGCTGTTGGAGTCGGCCAGTCCTTGTATCCGATTGCTCGGATCACCATTCTTTCGGATATCTATCCAGATCATCTGGGAAGCGCTCTCGGTGTAACAATGGCAACTGGAGATCTGGGACAGACAATTCTACCACCGATTGCCGGAGTACTTGCGGTGGCTCTCACGTGGCAGGCCGGGATGACCTTTCTCGTTCCTCTACTTCTCCTTGCCGCAGTTTGCCTTTGGGCGGTACTCCCCGCCAAAACTTCCGCCGGTAGTTCAGTAACCCTCTCTTCTGCGTCGACAACCACTCTACTTTCGAGTCTGCGACAGCCAAATATGGCGTATATGATTCTTATTTTATTCCTGTACATCCTCACTTGGCACTCGTTCACTGGGTTCTTTCCGACCTACTTAGTTCAAGAGAAAGGGATGTCTTCCTCTTCAGCCAGTATTCTGTTCAGCGCTTTTTTCGCGTTCGGGATCATCGTGAAACCCCTCTCCGGAGCGGCATACGACCGACTAGGAATGCGGAAATCGCTAATTTTCGTTCTTCTTGGACCGATTATCGGGCTCGGATTGCTTCCACTTCTTACTGAATTTTGGGCACTTGCAACCGCCACCGCACTTGTAAGTACAATGCTTGGATCAGGAGCAATTACCCAGTCCTTCCTCGCAGACACATTCCCTAGAAGAGTACGCGGCACTGGTCTCGGAATAATTCGAACCAGCGTTTCAGCAGTTGGTGCAACAGGACCAATAGTTTTCGGCTATATTGGTGATGCCGGGTACTTTGACGAAGGCTACTTGATATTGGCCGGTATCCTCGTTGTCGTAGTGATCCTCACGATTAACTTACCGCGGCAGTTTTCAGATCAAGATGAAGAATGA
- a CDS encoding TAXI family TRAP transporter solute-binding subunit, protein MDSRMIDDNNSLVSRRKVLQSVGVASAASLAGCSSGGENSSGDEGTSSGESANWVMGTSEQGTSTFSIGQALQSVIREQSDRVNLSAQSSGGQVANARSLGSDYDLAIISNNLHYDALQETGPFAEQPPSNPLWAGFSVTGAECFMLTKADSDIETFDDLQGRTITTFGTGSALYQLTMTVFEELGIKGEYEHREIPLNEFGSALENGRIEACGGYTTLRGTSASGGMQELMNRVDLKAVKMTDEQREQVSDITSPPIETIQPEPFENIDQVTAWTDTANVIYGDHLPEELVEHTTRTWIENWDQVKDTYGGVLDATDEALVSGLLPSFTLHPGAAAYLESRGISLDEWAVGSQ, encoded by the coding sequence ATGGATTCACGGATGATCGATGACAACAATTCACTGGTAAGCCGACGGAAAGTTCTTCAATCAGTAGGTGTCGCAAGCGCTGCTTCTTTGGCGGGTTGCAGCTCCGGAGGCGAAAACAGTTCCGGAGACGAAGGCACCTCCAGCGGCGAATCCGCAAACTGGGTTATGGGAACAAGTGAACAGGGAACTTCCACGTTCTCGATAGGACAGGCTCTCCAAAGTGTTATTCGGGAACAGAGCGATCGGGTCAACCTCTCAGCACAATCGTCAGGAGGTCAGGTAGCAAACGCCCGATCGCTTGGAAGTGACTATGATCTGGCGATCATCTCGAACAATCTTCACTACGATGCCCTCCAAGAGACTGGGCCTTTTGCTGAGCAGCCCCCGAGCAACCCGCTCTGGGCTGGTTTCTCAGTTACGGGCGCAGAATGTTTTATGTTGACCAAAGCCGACAGCGATATCGAGACATTCGATGATCTTCAAGGCCGGACAATTACAACCTTCGGGACCGGTTCTGCACTCTATCAGTTGACTATGACCGTGTTTGAGGAACTCGGAATTAAAGGAGAATATGAGCACCGTGAGATTCCGTTGAACGAATTCGGATCTGCGCTGGAAAACGGGAGGATCGAGGCTTGTGGTGGGTATACTACGCTCCGTGGGACGTCTGCGTCTGGAGGAATGCAAGAGCTAATGAATCGTGTTGACCTGAAGGCGGTGAAAATGACTGACGAACAACGCGAGCAAGTTTCAGATATCACATCTCCGCCTATCGAAACCATCCAGCCAGAACCGTTCGAAAACATCGATCAGGTCACAGCGTGGACTGATACCGCGAACGTAATTTATGGCGACCACCTTCCCGAAGAGCTTGTTGAGCATACGACTCGAACGTGGATTGAGAACTGGGATCAGGTTAAGGACACATATGGCGGCGTCTTGGATGCAACCGATGAGGCCCTTGTGAGTGGCTTACTCCCCAGCTTCACCCTCCACCCCGGAGCAGCGGCATACCTCGAAAGCCGTGGAATCTCCCTTGACGAATGGGCAGTTGGGTCACAGTGA
- a CDS encoding TRAP transporter permease yields the protein MSSKNPASKPLSIRSLPRFEMILYALAVAFWLFISWQTVRQELARPLFGVIVLGGAVTAYAVKNISQARSQGNAGRTAALAVSLVVNILVSSYVVLNFSVLQTVRVGYATQADYVLAAVFIATILYLTYDAYGAAFAGMIIAVLLYSQFGYLFPSWLYHGGLSVERGLQVGMLDFQGVYGTLTQIMGTMVAPFLLLAGLLRSFGGFGLIVRGAFWFSTRVKTGIGQMAVISSLLIGSINGSALANTTITGSFTIPVLKSTGIKKEQAAAIEAVSSSGGQIMPPVMGVAAFLMADILARPLVDIFVAAAIPALIFYLTISVSVYQINKRETDSQSLSKSRVIEEIPEMRDWLEKDHPKQHSLSYRLLEVLQFLIPIGVLFYQLGVVRTTVMRAGMFAAGTMVLTGVGFLIASNFLDHTEDFVAVPQTTLSQLGSGIRDGLESLAPLTIVVAAIGLMVDTLFTTGLPATLAFALIDISGGVLLFLLVITMILCIVLGMGMPTSASYLVVALLIAPNLIDFGIPELPAHFFVLYFAILAAITPPIAPGIVIASGIADADFWKSSAEAMKIAIPVFVLPFAFIYSPQLVSSEVSLNMIVTAIVVIIGTTILSIGLNSRGFSARLPEDVTPAIGRLAQIAVVLVGIVIMVVPK from the coding sequence ATGTCCTCTAAGAACCCGGCATCAAAACCCCTCTCAATCCGTTCGTTGCCTCGCTTTGAGATGATCTTGTACGCACTTGCAGTCGCTTTCTGGTTGTTCATCTCTTGGCAAACGGTCAGACAGGAACTCGCTAGACCGTTATTCGGCGTCATCGTACTCGGTGGAGCCGTAACGGCGTACGCCGTGAAAAACATCTCTCAAGCGAGATCTCAAGGGAATGCAGGCCGGACTGCTGCGTTGGCTGTCTCGTTGGTTGTCAACATTCTCGTCTCATCGTATGTAGTTCTCAACTTTAGCGTGCTCCAGACAGTCCGCGTTGGCTATGCTACCCAGGCGGACTACGTTCTTGCGGCTGTATTCATAGCCACTATTCTCTACTTGACGTATGACGCGTACGGTGCAGCTTTCGCGGGAATGATCATAGCGGTGCTTCTCTATAGTCAGTTCGGGTATTTATTCCCCTCTTGGCTCTACCACGGCGGTTTGAGTGTTGAACGCGGCCTTCAAGTGGGTATGTTGGACTTCCAAGGGGTATACGGAACGTTAACTCAGATAATGGGCACGATGGTTGCTCCATTTCTACTGCTAGCCGGGTTACTCCGCAGTTTCGGCGGGTTCGGATTGATCGTTCGTGGCGCATTCTGGTTTTCTACCCGGGTCAAAACCGGAATCGGCCAAATGGCTGTTATCAGCAGTCTGCTCATCGGTTCTATCAACGGTAGCGCCCTCGCAAATACAACAATTACAGGGTCGTTCACGATTCCAGTCCTGAAAAGTACAGGAATCAAAAAGGAACAAGCAGCTGCAATCGAAGCCGTGTCGTCTTCCGGCGGACAGATTATGCCACCGGTAATGGGGGTTGCAGCGTTCCTGATGGCAGACATCCTTGCTCGACCCTTAGTCGATATCTTCGTGGCCGCCGCCATTCCAGCATTGATCTTCTATCTCACCATCTCGGTTTCCGTGTACCAGATCAACAAACGAGAAACAGACTCCCAGTCGCTCTCGAAGTCACGAGTCATCGAAGAAATCCCCGAGATGCGAGACTGGCTGGAAAAAGACCATCCCAAGCAACACTCCCTCAGCTACCGACTCTTGGAGGTACTTCAGTTTCTTATTCCGATCGGTGTCCTCTTCTATCAACTGGGCGTCGTCCGAACCACGGTAATGCGCGCTGGAATGTTTGCCGCAGGAACAATGGTTCTCACCGGCGTTGGGTTCTTAATCGCGAGTAACTTCCTTGACCACACAGAAGATTTCGTAGCCGTACCTCAGACAACACTCTCTCAGTTGGGTTCCGGGATTCGTGACGGCCTCGAATCTCTCGCCCCACTTACCATCGTCGTCGCCGCCATTGGGCTGATGGTTGATACACTGTTCACTACCGGGTTACCTGCCACTCTCGCATTTGCTCTCATCGATATCTCCGGGGGTGTGTTACTCTTTTTGTTGGTTATAACGATGATCCTCTGCATCGTTCTCGGGATGGGAATGCCGACGAGTGCGTCATATCTCGTCGTTGCACTCCTCATCGCACCCAACCTAATTGACTTCGGCATTCCCGAACTACCAGCACATTTCTTCGTTCTCTACTTCGCGATCTTAGCCGCGATCACTCCACCCATCGCTCCCGGAATCGTCATCGCTAGTGGCATTGCCGATGCTGACTTTTGGAAGAGTAGTGCTGAAGCGATGAAGATCGCTATTCCAGTCTTTGTACTTCCATTTGCGTTTATCTACAGTCCACAACTGGTCTCATCAGAAGTCTCTCTGAATATGATCGTGACTGCTATTGTTGTCATCATTGGGACAACAATTCTCTCGATCGGGCTCAACTCACGAGGGTTCAGTGCGCGACTTCCAGAAGACGTAACGCCCGCAATAGGACGTCTGGCTCAGATCGCTGTGGTACTCGTCGGTATCGTAATTATGGTGGTACCAAAGTAA
- a CDS encoding CaiB/BaiF CoA transferase family protein has translation MSHKPLSDVFVIDASQGIAGPAAGAMLADFGAKVISLEPPKGKTARGYAGGAALANISRNKQSIAVDLKTEEGQAVLEELVADADVFLHNNRPGVSESLGCGYDKLSEINPELVYCSITGYGETGPYKDRPTVDPLAQAMSGIMEMTGEPDRKPSRVGVSVSDMGTAVYAAFGVLTGLRTAEQTGEGQKIETSLFDTAAAFMGVWYSHYSKFGEVPHRQGHSWEPYAPAGIFETSTGQIYLATPFQYLWERVCEAVEREDWLSDPRFKSEDARRENREELIAVMDEEFSKYNREELLDRLLEAGVPASEVHTVPEATEDEHLHQRGTIQQTEDHEGDDVLALSTPVMMSGEPPQINQRPPRLGEHSKEILQEVGFDPEVIDNLIDEDVVIVE, from the coding sequence ATGTCACACAAACCCCTGTCAGATGTTTTCGTGATCGATGCATCACAAGGAATTGCCGGACCAGCAGCAGGAGCGATGCTTGCAGACTTCGGGGCAAAGGTGATTTCGTTGGAACCACCTAAGGGGAAAACCGCCCGTGGCTACGCTGGTGGGGCCGCCCTCGCGAACATCTCGCGGAACAAGCAGTCTATCGCCGTGGATCTTAAAACCGAAGAGGGACAGGCTGTGTTAGAAGAGTTGGTCGCCGATGCTGACGTGTTCCTCCATAATAACCGCCCAGGAGTTTCGGAAAGCCTAGGGTGTGGGTATGACAAGTTGAGCGAGATCAATCCCGAGCTCGTTTACTGTTCGATAACAGGATATGGAGAAACAGGTCCGTACAAAGATCGACCTACGGTTGATCCGCTAGCCCAAGCGATGTCGGGAATTATGGAGATGACTGGTGAACCGGATCGGAAGCCCTCGCGTGTCGGGGTCTCGGTGAGTGATATGGGGACCGCGGTATATGCTGCCTTCGGCGTTCTCACGGGACTTCGGACGGCGGAACAGACTGGAGAGGGACAAAAAATTGAAACTTCGCTTTTCGATACTGCTGCTGCTTTTATGGGCGTCTGGTACAGTCATTATAGCAAATTTGGGGAAGTCCCACATCGGCAAGGGCATTCCTGGGAGCCGTACGCGCCTGCTGGAATATTTGAGACCTCGACGGGGCAGATCTATCTGGCGACTCCGTTCCAATATCTCTGGGAACGAGTCTGTGAAGCTGTAGAGCGTGAAGACTGGCTCAGTGATCCACGATTTAAATCTGAAGACGCAAGACGAGAAAACCGAGAAGAACTCATTGCGGTTATGGACGAAGAATTCTCGAAGTACAACCGTGAGGAGCTATTAGACCGGCTTCTCGAGGCAGGTGTGCCAGCCTCAGAAGTACACACAGTTCCCGAAGCAACCGAAGATGAACACCTCCACCAGCGTGGAACAATTCAGCAAACCGAAGATCACGAGGGAGATGACGTTCTCGCTCTCTCGACTCCGGTGATGATGTCTGGTGAGCCACCGCAAATCAATCAGCGCCCTCCACGACTCGGTGAACACTCTAAAGAAATCCTGCAGGAAGTTGGATTTGACCCCGAGGTTATTGACAATCTCATTGACGAGGACGTCGTTATCGTTGAGTAG
- a CDS encoding DJ-1/PfpI family protein: protein MPKDILLITGDFGEDYDVMIPYQGLEMVGHNVDVVCPDKEAGDRIKTSIHDFRGDQTYMEDRGHDFELNATLADVDPAEYDALYLPGGRAPEYLQTYDEVLETVRHFFDANKPVGALCHGQHILNAADVVEGFEMTSYPALRPECEAAGCAAWVDEVTRDGNLVTAQGWDDHPEILSIFLEMLGTEVRHDGEVAPADD from the coding sequence ATGCCCAAGGACATACTGCTCATCACCGGGGACTTCGGCGAGGACTACGACGTTATGATACCGTACCAGGGGCTGGAGATGGTCGGCCACAACGTCGACGTGGTCTGTCCAGACAAGGAAGCGGGCGATCGGATCAAGACTTCGATCCACGACTTCCGCGGGGACCAGACGTATATGGAGGATCGCGGACACGACTTCGAGTTGAACGCGACGCTCGCCGATGTCGACCCCGCCGAGTATGACGCGTTATACTTACCGGGTGGGCGGGCGCCCGAGTACCTCCAAACGTACGACGAAGTCCTCGAGACTGTTCGGCACTTCTTCGACGCGAACAAGCCGGTAGGGGCGCTGTGTCACGGCCAGCATATCCTCAACGCCGCCGACGTCGTGGAGGGATTCGAGATGACGTCGTATCCCGCACTGCGCCCCGAGTGTGAGGCCGCAGGGTGTGCCGCGTGGGTGGACGAGGTCACCCGGGACGGCAACCTCGTGACGGCCCAGGGGTGGGACGACCATCCGGAGATCCTGTCGATCTTCCTCGAGATGCTCGGCACCGAGGTCCGACACGACGGAGAGGTCGCACCGGCAGACGACTGA
- a CDS encoding hydroxyacid-oxoacid transhydrogenase — translation MVYEPESVWEFSTTGNVTFGLGAAEELKAVIREHGATNVLVVTDEGVAEAGIVDEVIGPIESGSYTVYDGVEPDPALSTFEKAREVAAEVDPDFVVGLGGGSAMDVAKTTSIVHEHGGDILDYVAAPTGRGQDVPGPGVPTACLPTTAGTGSETSPVTVISLPDEDTKVGISSGYQRPNVALVDPGLTVSLPPGPTASSGMDALCHAIEAYVTRRYDAKPAPAGRSERPDYNGRSVLTDQFARSAIKHVGAGLRDAVNNGQDLEARRNMALGSLMAGIAFTNAGLGATHAIAMAAGAIHHTPHGVTIALTLPQVIRHNATSAFGRYAEVAELLGANTDRSSPVDAAEDAAVAVERLASDVGIDGGLSTLGIEAGDAVHIAERASTLERLLAGNPRRVTKADLEEIVRRSI, via the coding sequence ATGGTATACGAACCCGAGTCAGTCTGGGAGTTCAGCACGACGGGAAACGTTACGTTCGGTCTGGGTGCCGCCGAGGAACTGAAAGCCGTGATCCGAGAGCACGGGGCGACGAACGTTCTCGTCGTAACGGACGAAGGCGTGGCCGAGGCAGGGATCGTTGACGAGGTGATCGGTCCCATCGAATCCGGTTCGTACACGGTATACGACGGCGTGGAACCGGATCCGGCGCTTTCGACGTTCGAGAAAGCCCGAGAGGTAGCGGCGGAGGTAGATCCGGACTTCGTGGTCGGTCTCGGCGGCGGAAGCGCAATGGACGTCGCGAAGACGACCAGCATCGTCCACGAACACGGCGGCGACATCCTCGATTACGTCGCAGCACCGACGGGCCGCGGCCAAGACGTTCCCGGACCCGGCGTCCCCACGGCGTGTCTGCCGACGACCGCCGGAACCGGTTCGGAGACGTCTCCCGTAACTGTCATCTCTCTTCCCGACGAGGACACCAAGGTCGGCATCTCCAGCGGATACCAGCGACCGAACGTCGCACTGGTTGACCCGGGACTGACAGTGTCGCTACCGCCAGGCCCGACTGCTTCCTCGGGAATGGACGCCCTTTGCCACGCGATCGAGGCCTACGTCACTCGACGGTACGACGCCAAGCCAGCGCCAGCGGGCCGGTCCGAGCGCCCGGATTACAATGGCAGGTCGGTTCTCACCGACCAGTTCGCTCGTTCGGCGATCAAACACGTCGGGGCGGGACTTCGTGACGCCGTGAACAACGGGCAGGATCTTGAAGCGAGGCGAAATATGGCGCTTGGAAGTCTGATGGCGGGGATCGCGTTTACCAACGCAGGCCTCGGTGCGACACACGCCATCGCGATGGCCGCCGGTGCGATTCACCACACCCCCCACGGGGTTACGATCGCGCTCACGCTGCCTCAGGTGATCAGACACAACGCCACGAGCGCGTTCGGTCGGTACGCAGAGGTGGCCGAGTTGCTCGGCGCGAACACGGATCGGTCGAGCCCGGTCGACGCGGCCGAAGACGCCGCGGTCGCAGTCGAGCGGCTCGCCAGCGACGTCGGTATCGATGGCGGTCTCTCCACGCTGGGCATCGAAGCGGGCGACGCCGTTCACATCGCCGAACGCGCCAGTACGCTCGAACGGCTCCTCGCCGGCAATCCCCGCCGCGTAACAAAGGCCGACCTTGAAGAGATCGTCCGTCGGTCCATCTGA
- a CDS encoding CaiB/BaiF CoA transferase family protein: MVRQPLEEYSVLDLSQGVAGPTAGAMLGDFGADVVSIEPPNGASQRYLADGSAFPNVSRNKDAIVVDLKTEKGTEIVHKLVAEADALIESNRPGKMADFNCDYDTLAEINPELVYCSITGYGEEGQYRNRPGIDPLAQAVSGLMWMTGEPDRKPSRIGGPTIDVATGINAAFATLTAMVHAEKTGEGQKIESTLFDTAAMIMSNWYTKYSKDGSVPERQGHSWEVYAPSGVFNTGTRPVYIAVPAQPYWKRLCRAVDRMDWFDDDRFASNEDRLANRDQLFDEIEAEFEKYDRDDLLAELITAGVPASELQTVQEAAEDEHLRQRGTVREIEGAENEETLVVQTPVQFSKTPGRFEHVAPELGADTREVLRDSGFSEEEIDDFVSANVVEEA; the protein is encoded by the coding sequence ATGGTAAGACAACCCCTTGAAGAGTATTCGGTCCTGGATCTGTCACAGGGTGTGGCTGGACCGACTGCAGGAGCTATGCTCGGTGATTTCGGAGCTGATGTAGTTTCTATTGAACCGCCCAATGGAGCGAGTCAGCGGTACCTCGCTGACGGTTCAGCGTTCCCGAACGTGAGTCGAAATAAAGATGCTATCGTCGTTGACCTGAAAACAGAGAAAGGAACTGAAATCGTCCATAAACTGGTTGCCGAGGCTGATGCTCTTATCGAAAGTAACCGTCCGGGGAAGATGGCCGATTTTAATTGCGATTACGACACCTTAGCCGAGATTAATCCAGAGCTTGTTTACTGTTCGATCACTGGTTACGGTGAGGAGGGACAGTACCGAAACCGGCCCGGGATTGACCCGCTTGCACAGGCGGTTTCGGGCCTAATGTGGATGACGGGCGAGCCTGATCGAAAACCGTCTAGAATTGGCGGCCCAACGATTGACGTTGCGACTGGAATCAACGCTGCCTTCGCGACGTTGACAGCGATGGTTCACGCCGAAAAGACTGGTGAGGGACAGAAAATCGAGAGTACCCTGTTTGATACAGCCGCGATGATTATGTCAAACTGGTACACGAAGTACAGTAAAGACGGGTCTGTACCGGAGCGACAGGGTCATTCGTGGGAAGTATATGCCCCATCGGGCGTATTCAATACGGGGACACGGCCGGTGTATATTGCCGTACCAGCCCAGCCATACTGGAAACGGCTATGTCGCGCTGTTGACCGTATGGACTGGTTCGACGACGATCGATTCGCTTCCAATGAGGATCGGCTTGCAAATCGAGATCAGTTGTTCGACGAGATCGAGGCAGAGTTCGAAAAGTACGACCGCGACGACTTACTTGCGGAACTAATTACTGCAGGTGTTCCTGCATCGGAGCTACAGACTGTGCAGGAGGCAGCTGAAGACGAGCATCTTCGGCAGCGAGGCACGGTTCGAGAAATCGAGGGTGCGGAGAACGAAGAAACTCTCGTGGTCCAAACACCTGTTCAATTCTCTAAGACTCCGGGAAGATTTGAGCACGTAGCCCCTGAGCTTGGCGCAGACACTCGGGAAGTTCTACGCGACTCCGGATTCAGTGAAGAGGAAATTGATGACTTCGTCTCCGCGAATGTCGTTGAGGAAGCCTGA